DNA sequence from the bacterium genome:
CGGTTTAGAGGCGTCTCTGACGGAAGTCTCAAGGTCCCGCCGACGGCCTCTATCGCGTGTCGGACCCGCGTCGAGAAACCGCGACGAATATCGTCGGCTTCGCGCATCAGATCCCGCGCGCCGCGCAGGATTTCGAGCGGAAGAGTGGCACGCCGAAAGACCTCGTGGCGCAGCAATTCGGGCCACGAGGGGGCGGGCCGCGGAATGAACGGCGGCGAGTCGACGATCGGCTGGTCGGGGCTGGTGTTCATGAGCACCTTCATGAGATCGACACCGGACACGCCGTCGATCATGCAGTGGTGCACTTTCGAAATGATTGCGAAGCCGCCGCCTTCCAGACCTTCGACCACCCACATCTCCCAGAGCGGACGCGTGCGATCGAGGTGTTGCTGCATGATGCGCGCCGAGAGGCGCTGGAGTTGCTCCTCGGTACCGGGGCGCGGCAAGCTGGTATGGCGCAGGTGGTAGTCGAGATTGAAGCGATCGTCATCGACCCAGACGGGGTGATTTTCGATCGGGATATACGCGAGCTTCTGCCTGTAGCGAGGGATCAGATGCAGTACCGAGGCGACCATCTTGCGCAACGCCGTCGCATCGATACCGCCGTCCTCCGTACGAAGCGGACCGCCCTCGAATATCTGGGTCGACGCAACGTGCATATAGGAGTTCGGCTTCTCCAGCACGAGGAAGGAATTGTCGAGTGCACTGAGGCGCTCGTAGGCGTATCGGGCCATTGGAGGATCCTCTCGAAAGACTCGGAAGACAGTGACGGAGGAAGTCAGCACCGAGTGGCATGACTCAGAGTTTCATATAGTGGCAGTCCCCTTCGCCTGTCAATCTCGTTCGGTCGTTTTTCGCTGTACGGCCGGGAGCGCAGAGCGAGCGCCGGGAGACAGAATCAGTTCGCCTCGAGCAGACTCCGCACCCTCGGGGCGTAGTGCTTCAGTTTCAGATCCTCGAAGATCCCCCGCGCTTCCTCCAGACTGGCTCGGTCGGGCGTTTCGCCGCGCAGTTCTGCGAGTTCCGCGAGCGCGATCAGGGCGTGAGCGATAACGGAGCGAATACCGATCTCACGGGCAATCTCGAGTGCCTTCAGCAGGTGTTTTTGAGCGCTCATGGCGTGGGCCGGCCCGCGGCGCGAGGCCACCCGACCTACACTCAGCAGATTCCGCGCATCGCGCAGACGCCCCCCAGAGCGCTCGACACCTTTCTGAGCAAGCTGGCCAGCGCGTTCCACCTCGCCGATCCCGAGCAGGAGTTCGATGATCAGGTCCAGGTTCTGACTGACATCGCTGCCCGAGTCCAGGCGGGTATCGAAACGATCGAGTTCCGCGAGTGCAATCGACGACGGGTCCCGGAGGAACCGGATTCCCAGCTGAACGATGGAACAGGTGCGCGTTGCGGCCGGACTGTCGATCTCCTGGGAAACCTCCATTCCGTGCTCGGCCATCCGCTCGGCCTGCTCGTACTCTCCCAGCCTGAAGTACACGGTAGAGAGTTGTGCGGCGCTGGCGGTTTCGATCGTGCGGTTGCTTCCGGACGAAGCCAGCTCGAAGGTTTCTTGCAGACTCGCGCGTGCTTCGCTGTAGTGATCGGACTCGATGAGGATGCGATTCTCGAAGAACCGGGCTCCGAGGTAGGTGTCCGAGTGCGCTCCACCCTCCCCCAGACGCTCGAGCGTCTTGAACACTTCGTCGATCGAACGACGCGCCTCCTGAAAAAGGCCGTCACCGAGATAAGCCCAGGAAAGTGAACGCGACAGTTGCGCGACTCGCCGCTCCAAGCCCGCATTGCGTGCGACCTCGACGCCCTTTTCAATCAGTGCGATTCCGTCGTTGAAGCGTTCGCGATCCGAGTTCATCAGGATCGTTCCGCGCAACCCATGTATGGATGCGATCGCGTCCGCATCGTCGAGTTCCTGCGCCAGCTCGAGACCGCGTGCGATGGCGTGCTCCACCTTCTGGGCACGGGACTCTCCGAATATCATCGCAACCTGCAGATAGCCCAGCACTGCTCGCAGTGCAGCCTCCCGCAGTTTGCCGTCCCCGTTGTGGGATTCCTCGACCGCGGAATCGGCCAGTTCCCAGCACTCCAGATACAAGCGAATCGCATCGCCGTACGAGGGCATATCGAGGGCCTGATCCGCCGCTTCGAGCAGTGTCAAAAGCCCCTTCTCGCGCTCTTCACTGCGCGCGAGGTGGTGGCCGATCAGCGCGAGCGAGGAGCCATCGCTTCCTTCAGTGCTCCTGAGAAGCATCTGCCCGACCTGGGCATGCAGTTGACGGCGTTCCCGCAACAACAGGCCCTCGTAAGCGACCTCTTGCGTCAGACTCTCACCGAAGCGGAACTGGTCGGAAGCGAGGCCACTGCGATGAATCACGCCGCGCTGCTCGAGTTCCGCGAGTTCACTCGCCACATCGATTCCGTTGCCGCCATCGGCAACCAGTTCTCGGAGTTGATCGCCTTTGAACTGACGACCGAAGACCGAGGCAATCTGCGCGACGCGCTTGGCGCCGGGTTCCAACCGATCGAGCCTCGCACCGAGCAGTTCCTGAACCGTATCGGGAATGCGAATCGATTCGACCGGTCGCGTGACCTCGACGCGACCTTCACTCGCGACGAATGCACCCTCTTCCATCA
Encoded proteins:
- a CDS encoding wax ester/triacylglycerol synthase family O-acyltransferase is translated as MARYAYERLSALDNSFLVLEKPNSYMHVASTQIFEGGPLRTEDGGIDATALRKMVASVLHLIPRYRQKLAYIPIENHPVWVDDDRFNLDYHLRHTSLPRPGTEEQLQRLSARIMQQHLDRTRPLWEMWVVEGLEGGGFAIISKVHHCMIDGVSGVDLMKVLMNTSPDQPIVDSPPFIPRPAPSWPELLRHEVFRRATLPLEILRGARDLMREADDIRRGFSTRVRHAIEAVGGTLRLPSETPLNRPIGPHRRFDWLKMDLDELKGLRRSLGGTLNDLVLTIVTGAVQAFLKQRQVNPDGIHFRVMAPVSVRSEDEHGQLGNRVSAWIVDLPLDEEDPIKQLARIREITSELRDSKRAVGADVLTQAMEWTPTSLLALGARNITRLLPFNMVVTNVPGPQFPMFMAGAEMTETYPHVPLTDRLALGLALMSYNGKLCWGFNADYDLIPDLREFLNAIEASHASLRRVAGSRPRLVKTQAG
- a CDS encoding AAA family ATPase — encoded protein: PLFGREPEIAQLMGCFSRLDDRLAQVVSIVGDAGSGKSRLIYEFKKRLADEEVHVLEGRCSSLTRGVPYKPWKMMMRGLFKLENEACGPAEAERVCCCVEEMLGVEHAEIAPHLCSMLSLPQPTPIAPVEKVKQPWFGAVASLVGRMAKQKPVVMILEDLHWIDDASLEMLEMAVAACNTEAIMVVVTHRPDFQPQWQSQAASTQLHLRLLSPEHARQIVRARVGGELPASLEDRILKKGEGNPFFLEELTRGLMEEGAFVASEGRVEVTRPVESIRIPDTVQELLGARLDRLEPGAKRVAQIASVFGRQFKGDQLRELVADGGNGIDVASELAELEQRGVIHRSGLASDQFRFGESLTQEVAYEGLLLRERRQLHAQVGQMLLRSTEGSDGSSLALIGHHLARSEEREKGLLTLLEAADQALDMPSYGDAIRLYLECWELADSAVEESHNGDGKLREAALRAVLGYLQVAMIFGESRAQKVEHAIARGLELAQELDDADAIASIHGLRGTILMNSDRERFNDGIALIEKGVEVARNAGLERRVAQLSRSLSWAYLGDGLFQEARRSIDEVFKTLERLGEGGAHSDTYLGARFFENRILIESDHYSEARASLQETFELASSGSNRTIETASAAQLSTVYFRLGEYEQAERMAEHGMEVSQEIDSPAATRTCSIVQLGIRFLRDPSSIALAELDRFDTRLDSGSDVSQNLDLIIELLLGIGEVERAGQLAQKGVERSGGRLRDARNLLSVGRVASRRGPAHAMSAQKHLLKALEIAREIGIRSVIAHALIALAELAELRGETPDRASLEEARGIFEDLKLKHYAPRVRSLLEAN